The sequence ATGCAACCTTCCAGCGCCAGAATTGCGAGCTTCATGGGACCTCCAGGCAGACGCTGTGATCCTAGCCGATCGCCGCGCCCGCGCGTGGCGGAAATTGCCCGATCTCTGGCTTATCCGCCACTGCCTCGCCGGGCCTGCCGGGTCCAAATTCGCCGCGTCGTCACATGACACGATTGGAGAGAGACATGCCTTACATCACCATTTCCACCGTCCGCGGCATCCTGGATGCCGCGCAGAAGAAGACGCTGCTCGAACGGATCACCGACCTGATGGTCGAGGTCGAAGGGCAGGGCAGCCCGGACTTCCGCCGCAACGTCTGGGTCAGGATCGAGGAGCAGGAGCCCTCGCACTGGTCGCTCGGCGGGATGCAGCCGACGAGCGAGATCATCAAGAGCACGTTCGGTGCGATCGGAGCCGATGGCGTGAGGGTGGCACGGTAGCAGCGGCTGGCGCGGGGCGGATCAGTCGTCGTCATGGTCCGCCACTGCCTCTGCTCGACCGATCACATCGCCATCCTGCATGGCCTTCCCATTGCGTTGCACAATCGCAACGTTGGTCTCCACGCGCAGCATTGAGGTTCTCGAGAGGAACACCATATCCTCTGCAAGGGAGCCCTTGCCGTGCAGACCATGAAGGCGGCCCTCGTTGCGGCGATCACCGTCGTGGCTTTGACCTGCTGTCTCCTCCCCAGCTCAGCGGAGGAGAGCGGACGTGTGGCACTGATTGTTTCGATCGACGGGGCCATTGGCCCGGCGTCAGCCAGCTACGTGAAGGAGGCTTTGGCCAAGGCGAGCGAACGGCGCGCCGAGGTCGTGCTTCTGAGGATGAACACGCCCGGCGGTCTCAATTCCAGCATGCGCGAGATCATCGCGGATGTGCTCGCCTCGCCGATCCCTGTCGTCGGTTACGTCGCTCCCTCCGGCGCCCACGCGGCGAGTGCGGGGACCTATATCCTCTATGCGACCCACATCGCGGCGATGGCGCCAGGCACCAATATTGGTGCCGCGACGCCGGTGCAGATCGGCGGGCCGCTGCCGGGTCTGCCGGGCGGTGCGCCGGACAAGGGCGGCAAGGACAAGAAGGACGGGGACCAGCAGAGCGAGCCCAAGGATCAGCTCAAGGATCAGCTCAAGGATCCAATGACGGCGAAGGCGACCAATGATGCGGTCGCTTTCATCCGCAGCCTTGCGGAGCTGCGCGGCCGCAATGTGGACTGGGCGGAGAAGGCGGTCCGAGAGGCTGCCACGCTCTCCGCCAACGGCGCGCTCGAGGCTCATGCCATCGATCTCGTCGCGCGCGATCAGGCCGAATTGCTGAGGCAGCTCGACGGCCGTGTGGTGGAGGTTGCAGGCGGCAGGACGCAACGCCTCGCGACGAAGGATGCCGTCGTTGAAGCCATCGACCCCGGACGGATATCCCGCTTCCTGGCGGTCATCACCGACCCGAACGTGGCGTTCATTCTCCTGATGGTCGGCATCTACGGCCTGATCTTCGAGTTCATGTCTCCCGGTGCCGTCGCCCCGGGGGTCGTCGGAGCGATCTGCCTGTTGATCGGCCTCTATGCGCTCAATCTGCTGCCGGTCAATTATGCCGGCTTCGCCCTGATGCTGGTCGGGCTCGTGCTTCTCACGATCGAGGCCTTCAATCCGACCGTGGTGATCGGTCTCGGAGGAATCATCGCTTTCGTGCTGGGAGCCTTGATGCTTTTCAGGGGCGAGGCGCCTGGCTACCAGCTGTCGTGGTGGGTGATCGGGATCACGACGGCCGTGTTCACCGGCTTTGCGCTCGTCGTGCTTGGTTCACTCCGGCGCATCCGCAAGGCTCCCGCACTGGTCGGCGCGAAGGCCATGCGAGGCTTGCCCGCGGAGGTTCTCGACTGGAACGGGAACGAAGGTCATGTCTTCGCCCACGGTGAGCGCTGGCAGGCGCGCGGTGCCGAAACGTTCACGCCCGGAGAGATGGCCGAAGTCGCGGGCATCATCGACCTGACGCTGCTGATACGGCGCCGACCGGCCCGAACCGGCGAGGGAGGTACATCATGATGCTGGAATATCTGACTTATGCGGCGCTTGCGCTGCTTGTCGTCATGTTTCTATCCCAGGCCATTCGAATCCTTCGCGAATACGAGCGTGGCGTCGTCTTTACACTCGGCCGCTTTACCGGCGTGAAAGGACCGGGCCTCATCCTCCTCATTCCGGTCGTGCAGCAACTCGTCAAGGTCGATCTCCGGGTGATGGTGCAGG is a genomic window of Bradyrhizobium sp. CB1717 containing:
- a CDS encoding tautomerase family protein, coding for MPYITISTVRGILDAAQKKTLLERITDLMVEVEGQGSPDFRRNVWVRIEEQEPSHWSLGGMQPTSEIIKSTFGAIGADGVRVAR
- a CDS encoding nodulation protein NfeD, encoding MQTMKAALVAAITVVALTCCLLPSSAEESGRVALIVSIDGAIGPASASYVKEALAKASERRAEVVLLRMNTPGGLNSSMREIIADVLASPIPVVGYVAPSGAHAASAGTYILYATHIAAMAPGTNIGAATPVQIGGPLPGLPGGAPDKGGKDKKDGDQQSEPKDQLKDQLKDPMTAKATNDAVAFIRSLAELRGRNVDWAEKAVREAATLSANGALEAHAIDLVARDQAELLRQLDGRVVEVAGGRTQRLATKDAVVEAIDPGRISRFLAVITDPNVAFILLMVGIYGLIFEFMSPGAVAPGVVGAICLLIGLYALNLLPVNYAGFALMLVGLVLLTIEAFNPTVVIGLGGIIAFVLGALMLFRGEAPGYQLSWWVIGITTAVFTGFALVVLGSLRRIRKAPALVGAKAMRGLPAEVLDWNGNEGHVFAHGERWQARGAETFTPGEMAEVAGIIDLTLLIRRRPARTGEGGTS